Within Mustela nigripes isolate SB6536 chromosome 3, MUSNIG.SB6536, whole genome shotgun sequence, the genomic segment TAAAGCTATCCTCTCCAGGGGCCTCTAACTTTCCCCCACCTTCCTCTGGGCTCTTCAGGTTCTGGGGGTCCTATAACCCAGGGGTGGGAGGCTGCCatcccatctccccatgtctctTCGCCCACCCCAGGTGGCAGGGTCTGGGTGGCTGGCAAGCAGGGTGTAGGTGATGCTACTCAGGGCCCAGTTAAGGTCTTTATGCCAAGAAGGATGTCTGGAGCCGCCACCCCCATTCCCCCCCACTGCCCAGTTCTGGGGCCACGCTAAGAGAGAGTCGGAGACCATAGtctaaaaacataatttaatgCATCAAGGTGGGTCTGACTCGGGAATGCAGTGGAGAGGAGAATTTTCCATTTGCTGGGATTCTGCTGTGGGTGGTTTCTGGCTGATGGACAGGGAAATTTGCACAGGTATTTTGGGTCACAAAGAAGGATGCCCCAAGGAGCTCCTGCTCACTTTGGCCTACCTGCATGACCAGGGCTGGGAGCCCTCCCTCTCAGGGCActccgaggaggaggagggggactgGAAGGGCAGGCCTCCCGCCAGGCCTGTCCAGTCCAATCAGGTTTGTGAAGTCTGAACTGAGCTGCCTCCACCTTGGGGTCGGGGTCACACTCACCTCACCACTTGGGCATCCCCTTCAATATCCCCAGATAGGGGACAGGGACCAGGAGGACAGCCCAGAGTGGAGCCAGGTGAGTCGCAGACACACTAAGGTCAGAGCGGGTCAGGGAGGACAGCAGGGATGCGTCTTTTCCGTTGATGTCAGGAAGTGTCACGAAGCAGAGTGGTCCTCTCCACCCACGGAGCAGTTCTTGGCCACGGGTGCGGGGCGGCCTGAAGCCACTCTGCCAGCTCCCAGCGCGGCTAATCCGGGTACAGAAGAAAGCCCGAGAATGTGctgtatttgttgttgttgcctcCGTGCGCCTTCCCACCGTCCAGCTTCACGTACACCTCGTCCCCTGAATCGAGGTGCAGCACCACGCTGTTACTGGCATAGTCGTAGTTCTGGTCGGCGTCCTGAGCGATGGCACTGGCCCGGACCTGGGGGCGAGCCGCCAGAGCAGGTGGGTCCCGGCACCACCGCCTGGGCCTTGCCCAACACCCACATGGCGACCCTCAACCCCCGCAGGCGTTCTGTCCGAGGCTCCAGAGTCCACACTCTCACCCAGGCTCgctcgcgctcgctctctctctctctctctctctctctctctctcctctctttccaacTTGGCCAGCTCCTTTCCGGTCCCCTCCTCTCGGCAGCCGGCAAGTCAAGTCccggaaggaaggggagagggggctTCATAAACCCTGACCCAGCGGGAAAGGGGGAGAACAAGGGGGACCGGGGCGGAGAAGAAAGAAGACCGGAGGGCAAAGGGGCGACGGGGGCGCAAAGGGAGAGGTAAAGAAGGATGAGGTTCCCAAGGAGTCCGCGGGGCTGCTGGCGAGGGCGCTAGTAGCTGGAAAGTGCCGGTGGCGGGGTCTCTGGGCGCTTGCGGCACAGCCCGCCCGCGCTACACTCGGACAAACGCGACCGGGGCGCACCGGGAAGCTGGATGCTGCGGCGCGCTCCCTCCCGGGGCTCGCCGGGCGCTCGCGAGTGGGGAGAAAGGAGTCTGGTCTCCCAGGCGGTCTGGGGCGCGGGATGGGGAGGAGAGTCTGCGGGGATTTGCGGGGGCCGGCGGTGAAGGGGGACTGACCTGCCCGTTCTTGCAGAGGTCCGCCCACATGCTGGTGCCGTCGCCGCCGCGCATGAGAATGTGGTAGGTGAAGAAGTAGATACCGCGCACCTGGCAGCTGAACTTGCCGGTAGTGGGGTCGTAGTGATTGCCGAGATTGGTGACCACGTCGTCGAACTTGAGCACCTCGTAGCCTTCGTGGGGGCTCTTAAGACCCACATAGAAGGCTATCTTCGGACCGCTGAAGGCGGCGCTCAGCGCGCCGGTCACTTCGCCTTCGGAGTCGCCGCCGCCCCCAGTTCCGCCACCTACCACCCCGACACCGCCAGTCGCGCCCGCCGTCAGCTGCAGGCCGGGCAGCCCGGGTCGCCCCGAATCGCCTTTCTCCCCCGGGGGACCCCTGGGTCCAGGAGGGCCCGGCTCTCCAGGGGGCCCCCGTGGCCCCGGCTTGCCGGGTCGCCCCGGGTCGCCCTTGGGTCCCTGGATGAAAGGGGGCGGAGGGTTGGCGCTCAGGTCCTGCATGACTTCCAGCGCGGCAGTGCTGGGTCCCGGCGGCGGCGCCTTGGCGCCGGCGGGCCCCCCGCCGGGTGCGGCGCCGTACGGGTCGCAGATCATGCGGCAGGTGCCCATCATCTCGTAGTGCGCCGCGCCGGGGGGCGCCGCCTGCAGCAGCAATGGCACGGCGATGAGCAGCCCAAGCGCCATGGCCAGGAGCACGCCGACGGCCGCCAGGCAGgcgcgccgccgccgctgccacAGCCGGGAGGCGACCGCCACCAGCTCCTCTTTGCCACCCGGGGAGGTAATGGTGGGGCGGCGCGGGCGGCCCCGCTCCCCGCGCTCGGGGGCCGACTCCGCGGATCCCGGCCGCGTCCCCGACGTGGCGACCCCCTGCTCCGGAATCCCGACCACTTCTAGCGAGAGGCGCCTCGGCCCAGGTGCCGGTGCCCACCGCTCTGGGGCTGTTCGGAGAAGCCGCGGAGCCCGGCGCGCATGGCGGGGGGCGCCCAGGCTGAGCCCGGCGCCCCAGGGGTCCGGGCGGCGACCGCTGGCAAGCGCCGGGTGCTGCTGCCGCGTCCCGCGCGGGCTTGGCGGCACTGCCTCCTCCCCGGCTCAGCGGGGCTCGGCGGGGCTCGGCGGGGCTCGGCGGGGCTCCGCGCGCAGTGAGGGCGCCCCGGCTCCGCGGCgcgctctgctctgctctcccgCTGCTCGCTGGCTCCCGCGCGGAGGGGGGACCCAGCTACCCTGACGTAAGGAGTCCGGGGCTGAGCGGCGGAGGCGGCGAGGCAGCGCGCGCTGCCATCACTCGGGAGACGGCGCCCTCATGTCATCAGCCTTCGGTCCTCCTCCTATCCCGCGGCGTCCTCGGCAGAGGCGGCAAAGGCGCGGTTCCTCCTCGGCTCCCAGGAGCCACAAGTGGGCGCAGCGGGCGCATCCCCGGCCTCGGCGCCTCTGACACACCCACCGGCGGCCACCCTCGCGCGCCTCccactcaccacacacacacacacgcccacgCGCGTACTCAGGCGTGGACGGGCACCGCCGCCAGGTCTCGAAGGTTCCAGGAATCCCAGTGCGGGCCAGGTCTTTGGCGGAGTGCGGGGCGAATGGGATTGGGGAGGACCTAATCCATCCCCCTTGCCTGCAAGAGGGACCAGACTTCAACCCACCAAGTCCAGGAGAAGCTCAGGCCCTTGAGTCCCTGGAACGAAGGACTCTGAAAGCCCTCCTGATTTACTTCCGAATGAAATAAATCTTGCTTCTGGAAGGTGTTTCTCACACCTAGTCCGAGAACGTCAAGCTGTTAAATGAGCTCCAGAAGACCACCCCACCGtctctttcattctttgaaaaacCCAAAGCCATGATAGAAGAGTTTATTAGCCTCGGTCCCTTTCTTCTACCAAATCATTGGCTCTTATCATCTGTATAAAGATCATTTAAATGCAAATCCTCGACACCCCGCACTTGGTGGTAACCTTGGGACCCTCAGCTCCCACTCCCCGCCCACCACTACCAGGCAGATCCACAGTTTTCTTTGAACATGCCTGGCTCCCTCCTACTGAGGTGGGTTTAGttaagtatttaaagaaaaaaataggggcttctgggtggctcagtgtgctaagcctttgccttcagctcaggtcatggtctcagggtcatgggatggagcctccccccaccgccaccccctctgctcagggggagcctccttccccctccctctctgcctgcctttctgcctacttgtgatctctgtctctctctctgtcaaataaataaataaaatcttttttaaaaatgaagaaaaaatagacCTAAGCCATTCTGAGCCAAAGTTTTTGAATAAGCGGTGACAGTGGATTTAGAGAAGAATTATCCATCTCCAGTGCAGCATGTGAGGATAAAGGAGGGATGGGGACCGCTCCTGGGTACTGGACTTCTGGTTCTCCTCTCACCCCGaggagctgtgtgactttgggcattGCCTTCTCTGAGACTATCTTCCTAAAGCTCTAGTGGTCCCCCAGCCTGACATGGGAATGCACCCAGAGAAACCTGGGAAGAAAGTCCAAGTGTTGATTATCGGTACTCAGCAACCATCAGAATCTCTGGAACAACCGCGTGCCCTCCTGAGGCTGTTGCTTTGAGAAGAATGTACATTTTTCAGGTATGGTGTTCTCGTGGGTTACTTAAAAATCCGTTTTGCTTCTCTGGTCACCCTGGgtcctttccccaccccaccccatgatGCTCCCGCTTCTTCCTTCATGGGCGTATTTCCCAGGGCATAGCATAAGATCTGTCACCTGGTACCTATAGGCCCTCCGTACATATCTGCGGAAAAGATGGCTAGCTTGAAGCAAACTGCACCTAGAAGGAGTTCATTTATTGGACACCCACTTTGATGCATCAGGCGTTTCACATGTGCTCCTTCACCTTCTCCCAGTATCCCTATGGATTAGCAATTACTCTTCAgttatacagatgagaaaacagaggtttTGAAAGTGTATGGTGCTGCCCAGTGTCCCCCATCCACATGATAGAGCTCAACTCCTCAATCCCTGACCAGGGGCTCTGAGAACTTAAAGTAAACTCTGTTATTAGCTAGCTTCCTGGCCTCATTCTCCATTGGTTTGCGGAGTCTTGGGAGCCCTCTGTTCCCTTTCCTAGGGCCACACCTAAAACTCATGAGCCAACATGATTCTAGGAGCCACACGGTCTGGTCCCAGTCCCAGATCTGTAGCTTTGTAtctgtatgactttgggcaattGCTTCACCTCTCAGCCTCAGTCTCCACCTGTGAAGAATGGGAATGCCTAAAGTACCTGTCTCAGACTTGTTAAGAGACTAAAGGAGTAGAAGAGTCGCTGGTTCAGTAAAggttatctttattattattacctattGATACCGTAGACCCTCCATGATCAAGACCACTAAGATGAGACAGGTGGGTAGTAAGCAATGTGGGGGTGGattggtgaatttaaaaagagagagacccaaGACCACCCACATGCTCTGTACTTCCCCAAAGGGAGAcaggaccaccccccaccccacaggctaCCCTGCTCTGCCAAAGCTGTCCAGAGTGTTTCCCATCCCCCAGGTCCACCTGGAAAAAAACTGTTTTCCAGGCAGACAGTCACTCAGTTTGAATGCCCCAGCCCTGTAGACCACCATCCTCAAATCTCCCTGTTTTCACCCCTGCAGAATCTGGGCAGGGAAGAAGCAAGGAGGGGCAAATATTTGAGAGGCAGGCTTTCACCCTCGCAGACTCAGGCAAAGCAACCTTCCTGGGGATCAGCCTTCCCGGGAGCACCGATGGCCTTGCAGGGAAGAGGGCTTCTTCCTAAAGTCAGCCCTCTACCACGAGCCGGGACAGTGGCAGCTAGAACAGGTGGAGAGAGGGCAGCCTCCTGCCCCAGACCACATAAAGTCATCCGGTCCtttccctgcccccgcccctcacCACGGCAGAGCCAGACAGAGTGGCCTGTTGGAGCACTTAACATACCTCCCCATCATCCTGGCTTCTGCTCTCCCTGAGTGAGTCTCATCATCGGTGATTGTCTTCTCATTAATATTAATTATGACCTTTCTTACTATATTGCCTTCCATTTAGACCATGGCTTTACATTTTAAGGCCCCGTAGTGATTCAAATCTGTGTCAAATTGCCGCCAGTAAGCCAGCCTGAATTTCTTGCACCAACACTTCTACCTTCTCACAAAGTCCTTGTGGTCTGTGATATATAGTTTGATAGTTGGTCACATATTGTCTTATCTGACACTCTAATGGCCCCCATCAAGAGAGAGCCCCACTTTTCATCTGTACTCCAGTGTCTTCAACCTGGGATACCAGTCCCTGCTCATCTCTCTGGACTCATCCCTAAGTATCCTTCAAGTTCCAGCAAAGTCTCCCTTCTTTATCTGCAGTCTTCCTGACCTGTCTCTAAGCAAAGCTGACATTTCCTGCCCATGTACCCTTAAAGCACCTTGaatggggatgcctgagtgtttcagttggttaagtgtcctcctgttgattttggctcaggtcacaatctcagagcCGTGAGGTCGAACCCCAGATCAGCCCCACgatgaatgtggagcctgcttaagattctctccctctccctctgccctctcccacactgctcatacacacacacacacacacacacacacactctctctctctctctctccaaagaaaaagaaataccttgAATATACATGGCCCTGCCATCATATAGCATATGAccaaatatttgtttacttattagcCTCCCCCACCAAGCTGTGAGCTCTACTAAGTCAGGAATCATGGCATTCATTTGttccacaaaattttttttaaagattttatttatttgacagagagagagagatcacaagtaggcagagaggcagacagagaaggggggaagcaggctccctgctgagcagagagccccatgcgtggcttgatcccaggaccctgcgatcatgacccgagccgaaggcagaggctttaacccactgagccacccagacgcccttatTCCACAAATACTATTCATCCCTACGGTCTGCCTCTCTCCTGTATCCCAAATGCACCCAACACAGTGGTGCTGTTCAGTGCATGCCCTGACCACTCTAGCTATCCTGTAAGTCTCCCTATACTTCTTTCTACTCACATCACTTGGGTTTATATTTAAATAGTGACTACCTGGCATGGCTGTTTGCCAGCATGCTTTCTTGGAATTGGATCTGTGCCCCCCAAGCAGACTGTAAGCTCTTTGGAGACATCATCTTGAATACATTGGCTGATCTTCTACCTCCATCCCCAAGAGGAAGAGCAGCATGAGGTAAAGTCAAAAGTCACACTACACAAGGTCTTGTGGTCCAGGTTAAAAGGTGTGGATTTTATGCTGAGTGTTGTTGAGAGCCCCTAAAGGAGTTTAAGTAGCACAAGGTTGTCTCCATTTTGCAAACAACAGCCTCATTGCTATGTGGTGAATGGTGTGAGTGAGGGAATAGAAATAAGGAATCCAGTTTGGCCGCTATTGCATAATCCAGGCAAAAGGTAATGTTGTCTTGGAGTGGAATTGTAGAAGAGGAGGAGGTGAATTTTAGATGCATTTTTAACATGGAATTCATGGGTCTTGCTGATGGATTCAAGATGGAAGttaagagaaggggaggaagaggatgaTAAACCAAGTTCACTTCCTAAGATATGGCTTTAGCAGCTGGGTAAATGGACACGGGAAAAGGGAAATTTGGGGAAAGATAATCTGTTGTGGGAGATGGGAGGTAGGAGGTAGAAAGAATTGTGAGGTCAGTTTGGTAATGTTAAGTTTGAGATATTGGTGAAATATTTGATGAAGACATCACCTGGGCAATGCACGAGTCTAGTGCTCAGAGGTGAGGTCAAAAATGCAGATATACACCAGAAAGTCTTCAGGTTACAGATTATTTGTAGCCTCAA encodes:
- the C1QL2 gene encoding complement C1q-like protein 2, with product MALGLLIAVPLLLQAAPPGAAHYEMMGTCRMICDPYGAAPGGGPAGAKAPPPGPSTAALEVMQDLSANPPPPFIQGPKGDPGRPGKPGPRGPPGEPGPPGPRGPPGEKGDSGRPGLPGLQLTAGATGGVGVVGGGTGGGGDSEGEVTGALSAAFSGPKIAFYVGLKSPHEGYEVLKFDDVVTNLGNHYDPTTGKFSCQVRGIYFFTYHILMRGGDGTSMWADLCKNGQVRASAIAQDADQNYDYASNSVVLHLDSGDEVYVKLDGGKAHGGNNNKYSTFSGFLLYPD